GGACTTCTCGGGCATGCTAGAGCAGCTTTCCCCTGTCTGTGTGATGAGagcaataaaaatcacagacaGGCACTGGTGGATGGATCTGGAGAGCTGCCTCCAAACTGGGGGTTATCGAGAGCAGACACCGGAGCAGTGCTTTGTCCTGCAAAGCTGTCTCTTGGCCAAGTTTTGCTGTCTAATATAGCAGAAGGAGCAGGCTGCGTAAGGATGGCATTGTGGTCCAAGGCTGAGGTGGCCATTCAgtataaaaatgcaaaccatGTATTTGTAGATGATTTTAATAACCAGGATGGAGGGCTATtggctgcttggttttttttgagaacagGAAGAAGCAGGTTTAGCTCACCTTTTAATAACATTAtccaaacaaaaagcaagtgtTGCAGCTGTCCATAACAAAGCAGTTATTTGGCTTGAACTGTTAGTTCTTGGTCACAGTGCTCCAAAGTCACATATTTTCAACTGCTATAGTAATTaatgaatctgaaaaaaaattactctacGTGGGGAGTGTTTACAAAGTAACCTCATGTATGGCATGGGGGAAAATTGCAGTTGTAAATGCAATAACATCTCTGCTACTGTTTTTTACTCTAGTTGAAgatgtaataaaatatattgacCCTCAGTACATTGATAGGATGGCTGTTCCAGATGCCATGAAGCTGCAGTTCATCTTGGCAGGTATGGCATGAAATGAGAGGAGACAGGAGTTTTTTTAGCACTGCAAAAGTTGTCTTTTACCTAAGCTGAATTGGAATGGATTTCTTCTCTTCACTTGTAAGGATCTGGCAAGGCACTCTCTTTAGAGCCATCAGAGAGATGGTTTCTGCAAAGATGTCTGTCACCCATAGTGCTCACTTGTGTACATCTGTGCACATCTTTTTAGTATTGAGCAGTTTAACCCTGAATTAATaaaaggtttaaaagaaaaactggagcTAGAACAGTTTTCGTCACCCTGCTTCTGAATACTGTCAGGTCTGTGACAGAAATGGAAGACCTTtggatgtattttaaataccttctaGCCTTGTCGTCTTTTGCCCCGAAGAATTTGGTTCAGCCTTTTGTTGTTATAGTCTGTGAATGAAACTTGGTGGAGATTCTCCTGCCTTAAACTGGTGAGAAACAAGATCCAGGGATGAGCCACGCAAAAGGCTAAACAAGATTATAAACAAACCCTTTCTGTATAGCTAGATCAGCTCGGAGAGGTACCTCACCAGTACTGCTGAAAAGCCAAAGCAGAGTCTTGTATTTACCAGTGTTGCTTCTCGTCTCTCCCCAACCAGACAAGCAGGTTATTAATTCCCGAGCAGCTCTTCTGGAGCAGGTGAAGAACCTCCAGCCCATCTTGGACAGTGCCAGCATCCAAGGTACGCATGTTCTTCTGCAAGTTTGAGGTGGAAATGCCACCCCACAAGCTGTTGtctatgctctttttttttttttttttttttccttgagccTCAGACTAGAGGAGAGGATAGCTAAGCACACAAAACGTGGTGTGAGAAAAGGATGTACAAACTTAGTGGTACGTCTGCTCCTCCCTCATGCTGCTCTCATGTCCCGTGCAAGGTCAAGGAGGTGATAGAATATTTCAGGAACTAGGTTACAGACAGCAGCTTGGCAGAGACAATGGAGACTGGCATGCCGTTCCTGCCTTTGAGCTCTTTTACATCCAGAATATCCCTTGTTCCTGGTGTAGGTAGAGATGCCTTTTTAATTGCTAATCATAACATTAATCCAAGTGGTTTTCTGTGATATAGTTCTTGACTAACTCTCGCTGCAGGCATGCCCTAACTCATGCCATCTAGAAGCAGTCAGCAAGTAGACTTGGTATTTAATGTACAGGGTAGCTAAGGGGTTTTTATGGTATGGaaggtgtgtttgtgtgtatatcACTACCACTCAGTGAGTGGAGTTCTGCTGTGACGTGCTTGTGCAGAAGGAATGGTCTTTAGTTTGGGAACTAATGCCATGTGCTGTAACACAAATGAAATAGATTtctcttctttgctttcagcGGTTCCTGACCATGCTACCAAACTACAGCGACTCTCTCAAATCCACATACAGCAGCAGGTAGTGTGAATACTCTTGACGGTCTTGACTAGCAGGGAGGAGGAACTATTGGTTAGTGGCTGTACTGACACCACTGTATCTGCAGGCTCATTTACAGCACGTTCTTTCAATCACAGGATATTCATACTGCAATCTTAAAGGAGTTTAAGCACTTGGCAGAGGAAGTAGCCAGGATTTCTGATAGTTGAGTCTGActcaaaaaaagctttgcttacCATAACCCTGCTCAAAACAGAGGTTTGAGTGACACTTAATAAGCAGTGGAGGGTTTAACCAGCTGGTGTTCCCACTATTAGTGGGGCGGTGAGGTCAGACATTGCACTCTTCCAGTGTCCTTAGTCTCTGGAAAGCTGTTGATGCTGTCATCTTGTCACTTCaccctttctttccccatttgAGTGCTTCTGGAGCAGGCAGCGAGCAGCCTGGGAAGTGTCTAGTGACCCctttcagcattttgctttgaGTTTCGGTTCTGGGGCAAGCAAAGCATGGGTGCTGAGGGGAGGCAGGCAGTAGTGCAAGCCCAGGGACTGTAGCGCTTCATCAGCATAGGTGTTTGTAACCTTTCTCTTCACTGTTGAGACCCTTCCAGCTGCAGTGAGTGGCCAGGGTCTGAGCCCTGATCTCGGTACTGGCCTTGGATGAACTTCCCCCCATGCTGTCAGGGACTGGGAGGACAGATGTGCTTCAACTTTATTGCTCACTCACTGCGGCTCCCCTTTTTACAGGAACAGTGTCATGATCTCACTGATGATGTCAAGATTCTTCTTGAAGACTACAACAAAATGGTATCCTTTGAGTCTGGGGTCTGACACAGCTGAACTACTCACCTGTCTCCTGGGGTGCGTTCGCCCATCAAATACTGTTGAATCCCCAGCCCTGGGTTTAACAGCTAGTGCTGCTTCTGACGTGACACTTGTGTCCCTGCCGTACTTTTAGGAGTAGAGCCAAGGGTCAGAACTGCCTGTCCCTGAGATGGGAAGGGTAGGGTGCCACCTGTGAGCCAGAGCCCCTGCACTGGATTTATTCACAGTGTGGCTCAGCGTGAAGTAGTGTAGCCTGCatgctggtgcagagctggcaCTGGCCAGTTGGACACTGGCATCTCTGTCAGGTGAATGGTGGTCCCTGTAATCTGCCTGAGCCAAACAGCGGCTAATCCTGGCTGTGTATGATCCCAGTGCTGAGACATGTCCTAAAACCACAAGTGGGTAGAGCAG
This region of Falco naumanni isolate bFalNau1 chromosome Z, bFalNau1.pat, whole genome shotgun sequence genomic DNA includes:
- the DCTN3 gene encoding dynactin subunit 3, with the translated sequence MAAGAVELQRMQWRLEELEQRVGVGACGPCKVADEVGKVQMALSNITGKRERIKILFKKIEDVIKYIDPQYIDRMAVPDAMKLQFILADKQVINSRAALLEQVKNLQPILDSASIQAVPDHATKLQRLSQIHIQQQEQCHDLTDDVKILLEDYNKMTLLLSKQFVQWNEILTRLETAKEEKPAAE